The Alphaproteobacteria bacterium GM7ARS4 genome includes a region encoding these proteins:
- the cysC gene encoding adenylyl-sulfate kinase gives MRASREEKSLENVGVSSFGAGVRPLRVVMVGHVDHGKSTLVGRLFYETKSLPEGRYEAIQEMCRRRSMPFEWAFLTDSLQAERDQGITIDTTQIWFKSAVRPYVIIDAPGHREFLKNMITGAASADAVVLLIDAAEGLREQSRRHAYLVHMLGIKQLVIVVNKMDKVAYEESRFVEVAAEIKDYVKTLGLVAKHIVPVSAQHGDHMTRASDNMAWYRGRVFIDALDSLEATPPAEDLPLRFHVQDVYKFDERRIIVGRIEGGTMRCGDKLLFSPVGLEGEVASFEHWPQLPSTQSIQGAGSGESVGVTLREQLFVERGMVGSLRREPPGYTHAFKADVFWLSKKPLVQGKTYRMRVGTAEYSVELSDVSRVIDTDDLASRHEGRHMMVPYNSVAEVTLRSRELMALDDHQAHPLSGRFVLRDGYHIAGGGIIRLDDVHVMTPQEALHGGDRHIYKVEHRVTSEHRAVRNHHKGGVIWLTGLSGAGKSTIAIDAERRLFLKGYQVYVLDGDNVRYGLNKDLGFTPEDRAENIRRVSEVAALMCDAGFIVIAAFISPYRDDRLLAAKVCGSYFREVYIKADVETCEARDPKGLYKKARKGVIPMFSGVSAPYEVPLEPDLIIDTLDLNLGESVSRLMGYVADNFVLERGVL, from the coding sequence ATGAGAGCGAGCAGAGAAGAAAAGAGCCTAGAGAATGTCGGTGTGTCTTCTTTTGGGGCGGGTGTTCGTCCTTTGCGCGTCGTCATGGTGGGTCATGTGGACCATGGGAAGTCGACTCTTGTGGGGCGTTTGTTTTACGAGACGAAGTCATTGCCTGAGGGGCGTTATGAAGCGATACAAGAGATGTGTCGTCGGCGTTCGATGCCCTTTGAGTGGGCATTTTTGACGGATTCTCTTCAGGCTGAGCGAGACCAAGGGATCACCATCGACACGACTCAGATATGGTTTAAGAGTGCGGTTCGTCCCTATGTCATTATTGATGCGCCTGGTCATCGTGAGTTTTTGAAGAACATGATTACGGGGGCGGCGTCGGCGGATGCTGTTGTTCTTCTTATCGATGCGGCGGAGGGTTTGCGTGAGCAATCTCGCCGTCATGCCTATCTTGTTCATATGTTGGGGATTAAGCAGCTCGTCATTGTCGTCAATAAGATGGACAAGGTTGCTTATGAAGAGAGTCGTTTTGTCGAGGTTGCCGCTGAGATTAAGGACTATGTGAAGACGTTGGGGTTGGTGGCGAAGCATATTGTTCCTGTGTCAGCTCAGCATGGCGACCATATGACGCGTGCTTCTGATAATATGGCTTGGTATAGGGGCAGGGTTTTTATTGATGCCTTAGATTCATTGGAGGCGACTCCGCCGGCCGAGGATCTTCCTTTGCGCTTTCATGTGCAGGATGTCTATAAGTTTGACGAGCGTCGTATCATTGTCGGTCGTATCGAGGGGGGGACGATGCGCTGTGGGGACAAGCTTCTCTTTTCGCCTGTGGGTTTAGAGGGTGAGGTGGCGTCTTTTGAGCATTGGCCGCAATTGCCGTCGACTCAGTCGATACAGGGGGCGGGGAGTGGCGAGTCTGTGGGTGTGACGTTGCGTGAGCAGCTTTTTGTTGAGCGCGGGATGGTGGGCAGTTTAAGGCGTGAGCCGCCGGGCTACACCCATGCGTTTAAGGCGGATGTTTTTTGGCTGTCGAAGAAGCCTCTTGTGCAGGGCAAGACGTATAGGATGCGTGTTGGGACAGCTGAGTATTCTGTGGAGTTATCGGATGTCTCGCGTGTGATCGATACGGATGATTTAGCGTCTCGTCATGAAGGGCGTCATATGATGGTGCCGTACAACAGCGTCGCGGAGGTGACGTTGCGTTCTCGTGAGTTGATGGCGTTGGATGACCATCAGGCGCATCCTCTTTCTGGGCGTTTTGTCTTGCGTGATGGCTATCACATTGCTGGTGGGGGCATTATTCGTTTGGATGATGTCCATGTCATGACGCCGCAAGAGGCGTTGCATGGCGGTGACCGCCATATCTACAAGGTAGAACATCGTGTGACGTCAGAGCATAGGGCGGTGCGTAATCACCATAAGGGCGGTGTGATATGGCTCACGGGGTTATCGGGGGCGGGCAAGAGCACCATTGCCATTGATGCGGAGCGGCGTTTATTTTTGAAGGGTTATCAGGTTTACGTTTTGGATGGTGATAATGTCCGTTATGGTTTGAATAAGGATTTAGGGTTCACGCCTGAGGATAGGGCGGAGAACATTCGCCGTGTGAGCGAGGTGGCGGCGTTGATGTGTGATGCGGGGTTCATTGTCATTGCGGCTTTCATTTCTCCCTATCGTGATGACAGGTTGTTAGCGGCGAAAGTATGCGGTTCGTATTTCCGTGAGGTTTATATCAAGGCGGATGTGGAGACATGTGAGGCGCGTGACCCTAAGGGTTTGTATAAGAAGGCGCGTAAGGGTGTCATTCCCATGTTTTCTGGCGTGTCGGCGCCTTATGAAGTGCCTTTGGAGCCAGATTTAATCATTGACACCCTTGACCTTAATTTGGGGGAGTCTGTTTCTCGCCTGATGGGTTACGTTGCTGACAATTTTGTCTTAGAGCGTGGCGTTCTTTAG
- a CDS encoding sulfate adenylyltransferase subunit 2: MDMLKRLEDESIYILREAYHAFERLAILWSLGKDSNVMIWLAKKAFFGRVPFPAVHVDTGKKFKEMYAFRDTYAKTWKLDLVRGLCPDLGTIDDTLTPAARSAARKTEGLKNIVREKGYQGLILGIRRDEQATRAKERFFSPRGESGAWDIRDQPPEFWGQYNTSFSPNTHVRVHPLLSWSEVDIWRYIERESIPVVDLYFSKKGKRYRSLGDKDITHPIDSDAKTVKEIIAELETTKVSERAGRAMDHEREDAFERLRADGYM; encoded by the coding sequence ATGGATATGCTGAAGCGTCTCGAGGACGAGAGTATTTATATTTTGCGTGAGGCGTATCATGCCTTTGAGCGTCTTGCCATTTTGTGGTCTTTAGGCAAGGATTCTAATGTGATGATATGGCTTGCGAAGAAGGCGTTTTTTGGGCGTGTGCCTTTCCCGGCGGTGCATGTGGATACGGGCAAGAAGTTTAAGGAGATGTATGCTTTTCGTGACACCTATGCGAAGACGTGGAAATTGGACCTTGTGCGCGGTCTTTGTCCGGACTTGGGGACGATAGACGACACATTGACGCCGGCGGCGCGTTCAGCAGCCCGCAAGACGGAAGGGTTAAAGAACATTGTGCGTGAGAAGGGTTATCAAGGGTTGATTTTAGGGATTAGGCGTGATGAACAGGCGACTCGTGCTAAGGAGCGTTTTTTCTCTCCTCGTGGTGAGAGCGGGGCGTGGGACATTCGTGACCAGCCGCCTGAGTTTTGGGGGCAGTATAATACGTCCTTTTCTCCGAACACCCATGTGCGCGTTCATCCTTTATTGAGTTGGAGCGAGGTGGATATATGGCGTTATATCGAGCGCGAGTCGATTCCCGTTGTTGATTTATATTTCAGCAAGAAAGGCAAGCGTTATCGTTCTTTAGGGGATAAGGACATTACCCATCCCATAGACAGCGATGCCAAGACGGTGAAGGAGATTATTGCCGAATTGGAGACGACGAAGGTTTCGGAGAGGGCTGGCAGGGCGATGGACCATGAGCGTGAGGATGCCTTTGAGCGTTTGCGTGCTGATGGGTATATGTAG
- a CDS encoding phosphoadenylyl-sulfate reductase yields MRGSFVGDEVVVRELGAEESLESYTSSLCARYGDLEGEALLEVMIEGAFAGSIMATSSFGAESAVLLDMVANVDKDLPVIFLDTGKLFEETYNYVHVVQAHLGLRNVQLCMPSEERLSAEDKAGDLWQRDADRCCHIRKVEPLRRVFEEHAYKAWITGRKRFHGDLRLRLQTIEYVGGMVKINPLAHWSLERIHKRFEERGLPLHPLVGKGYPSIGCYHCTHRAEAIDNPRAGRWADKAKTECGIHHASWMQARKEEL; encoded by the coding sequence ATGAGGGGTTCTTTTGTGGGTGATGAAGTGGTTGTGCGTGAGCTTGGTGCTGAGGAGTCTTTAGAGTCTTATACGTCTTCATTATGTGCGCGTTATGGGGATTTAGAAGGCGAGGCATTGTTGGAGGTCATGATAGAGGGTGCTTTTGCGGGCTCGATCATGGCGACGTCGTCTTTTGGGGCGGAGTCGGCTGTGCTTTTGGATATGGTTGCGAATGTGGATAAGGATTTACCTGTGATTTTTTTGGATACGGGCAAATTATTTGAGGAGACGTATAACTATGTCCATGTCGTTCAAGCCCATTTAGGTTTGCGTAACGTCCAGTTGTGCATGCCTTCTGAAGAGCGTCTCTCGGCGGAAGATAAGGCGGGTGATTTATGGCAGCGCGATGCCGATAGGTGCTGTCATATCAGGAAGGTTGAGCCTTTGCGCCGTGTGTTTGAGGAGCATGCCTATAAGGCGTGGATTACGGGTCGTAAGCGTTTTCATGGCGATTTGCGTCTTCGTTTGCAGACGATAGAGTATGTGGGTGGTATGGTCAAGATTAACCCTTTGGCGCATTGGTCGTTGGAGCGTATTCATAAGAGGTTTGAGGAGCGTGGTTTGCCTCTTCATCCTTTGGTGGGGAAGGGCTATCCGTCCATAGGGTGTTATCATTGCACGCATAGGGCGGAGGCTATTGACAATCCTCGGGCGGGTCGTTGGGCGGACAAGGCGAAGACGGAGTGTGGCATTCACCATGCGTCGTGGATGCAGGCGCGCAAGGAAGAGCTGTGA
- a CDS encoding COX15/CtaA family protein codes for MTSDFSRTKEERRQVGGWLFICCLLIVFMVAIGGYTRLSGAGLSITTWQPITGIIPPLNEQAWHESLEAYKTTPHYQDNPVSLDAFKDIYWVEYTHRMMGRLIGAVFLLPLLWFAFQRYFSRQWLMFFFMLLALGGGQAYIGWFMVQSGLIDQPFVSPYRLALHLSMALILYGALLWASLRWWFYDGFHKSFYGDEKPPEYDIALSMHWHSYGAFLLLFATMFVGALVAGYKAGLLYPTYPLMDGRLLPPLEGTLPWYHAIILEPAAIQWTHRLLSLLTFITIMAWVARIETYDVKPAPLCWGARIVSMLLVIQFTLGIATLLLGVPTSLALAHQLTGILLFSALLITLTMMADYKRRFLEATLSIHGISSLAARSSVTR; via the coding sequence ATGACATCAGATTTTTCACGCACAAAGGAAGAAAGGCGACAGGTAGGGGGATGGCTCTTCATCTGTTGCCTTCTCATCGTCTTCATGGTCGCCATTGGGGGCTATACCCGATTAAGTGGCGCTGGACTCTCTATCACCACATGGCAACCCATCACAGGGATTATCCCTCCTCTCAACGAACAGGCGTGGCATGAGTCTCTCGAAGCCTATAAGACAACCCCGCATTACCAAGACAATCCCGTCTCTCTTGATGCGTTCAAAGACATTTATTGGGTTGAGTATACCCATAGAATGATGGGACGGCTTATCGGTGCCGTCTTTCTTCTCCCCCTGCTCTGGTTTGCGTTTCAGCGTTACTTTTCTCGCCAGTGGCTCATGTTTTTCTTCATGCTCTTGGCGCTCGGTGGCGGGCAAGCCTATATCGGTTGGTTCATGGTCCAGAGCGGGTTGATAGACCAACCCTTTGTGAGTCCCTATCGCCTTGCCCTCCATCTGAGTATGGCGCTCATCCTCTATGGGGCGCTCCTGTGGGCAAGCTTGCGCTGGTGGTTCTATGATGGCTTTCACAAGAGCTTTTACGGAGATGAAAAACCCCCCGAATATGATATCGCGCTCTCAATGCATTGGCATAGTTATGGTGCTTTTCTCCTGCTCTTTGCAACAATGTTTGTCGGCGCGCTGGTGGCTGGCTATAAGGCGGGGCTTCTCTATCCCACCTATCCCCTCATGGATGGTCGTCTCTTGCCACCATTAGAGGGAACGCTACCGTGGTATCACGCCATCATCCTCGAACCCGCTGCCATACAATGGACTCACCGCCTGTTGAGCCTCCTCACCTTTATCACCATCATGGCATGGGTCGCACGCATTGAGACATATGATGTCAAGCCAGCACCCCTATGTTGGGGCGCCCGTATTGTCAGCATGCTCCTCGTCATTCAATTTACCCTTGGTATCGCCACTCTCCTCTTAGGCGTGCCTACGTCCCTCGCCCTCGCCCACCAATTGACGGGTATCCTGCTCTTTTCTGCCCTTCTTATCACCTTGACGATGATGGCCGATTACAAAAGACGATTCCTCGAAGCAACACTCTCCATCCATGGCATCAGTAGCCTCGCCGCACGCTCCTCCGTCACACGATAA
- a CDS encoding MotA/TolQ/ExbB proton channel family protein, with product MNVNAVTMPSRDSSSHQLFITWCLLVSLYTFILYIVWDVGVLTRLYLIDKSFLSIIISILFFATTLHCGIHSFHTAQQLHQARTIETYLAHHPHQAILYQQGTLAWHAQDGQAPPLHTHKTLHNYLRDTILQRKQDYHDSISSHDMTERYLQPLYDHAEHGWFMADVMIKLGLLGTVVGFIIMLSTITRIDSLDIDTVRMLLVTMGTGMATALYTTLVGLICALLVIFQYRPLDKGGQSLAHHMCRIALLNPSSTPSQPTPSQPKNR from the coding sequence ATGAATGTGAATGCCGTCACCATGCCCTCAAGAGACTCCTCGTCCCACCAACTCTTTATCACATGGTGTCTGTTGGTGAGCCTCTACACGTTCATCCTCTATATCGTCTGGGATGTCGGCGTCTTGACCCGCCTCTATCTTATCGATAAGAGCTTCCTCTCCATCATCATCAGTATCCTCTTTTTTGCTACCACGCTCCATTGTGGCATACACAGCTTCCACACCGCACAGCAACTGCACCAAGCACGGACCATCGAAACCTATCTCGCCCATCATCCCCACCAAGCCATTCTCTACCAACAAGGCACGCTCGCATGGCACGCCCAAGACGGCCAAGCCCCACCCCTTCACACCCATAAAACCCTCCATAACTACCTACGCGATACCATCCTCCAACGAAAACAAGACTATCATGACAGCATATCCTCCCATGACATGACAGAGCGCTATCTCCAACCCCTCTACGACCATGCCGAACATGGATGGTTTATGGCCGATGTCATGATCAAATTGGGGCTTCTTGGCACCGTCGTCGGATTTATCATCATGCTGAGCACCATCACACGCATCGACTCCCTCGATATTGACACAGTGCGCATGCTCCTCGTCACCATGGGAACAGGCATGGCGACAGCACTCTACACAACGTTGGTGGGACTCATCTGCGCGCTCCTCGTTATCTTTCAATATCGACCCCTCGATAAAGGTGGACAGAGTCTCGCACACCATATGTGCCGTATCGCCCTCCTCAATCCCTCCTCAACCCCCTCGCAACCCACGCCCTCGCAACCCAAGAATAGGTAA
- a CDS encoding homoserine kinase: protein MAVYTHIDTRALAGFLQQYALAPIDRYRGIDQGISNTNYQLFFKDNSRLILTLYEHERRIAVRDIPFFLDLMRHLSRHGIPCPVPITTRQGETHAHLCGKHAALTSFLDGHPITHVTERHCWDIGYHLACLHNVGMSFTQQRHNPFSLQGWRALRETLDPSTPHIPMIDETLTIWEQRHDDIIALPQGIIHGDIFPDNVFFQRDKLSGIIDFYFACTDSLAYDIAIAINAWCFPSPQDMPQDMNVRYVACLLNGYEQQRPLQDKEKHAMPLLCQGAALSFLLSRLIDEQQFDTPLPHKNPQEYADKLSYHRQNPHPLSITHQSTL, encoded by the coding sequence ATGGCCGTCTACACCCATATCGATACCCGCGCACTGGCAGGATTTCTTCAACAGTATGCTCTTGCGCCCATCGACCGCTATCGTGGTATCGACCAAGGCATCTCCAACACGAACTACCAGCTGTTCTTTAAGGATAACAGCCGTCTTATTCTCACGCTCTACGAACATGAGAGGCGTATCGCCGTTCGAGATATTCCTTTCTTTCTAGACCTCATGCGCCACCTGAGCCGCCACGGCATCCCATGCCCCGTCCCCATCACAACACGGCAAGGTGAGACACACGCCCACCTCTGTGGCAAGCATGCCGCCCTCACCAGCTTCCTAGACGGACATCCCATCACACACGTCACAGAACGCCATTGTTGGGATATAGGATACCATCTTGCATGCCTCCACAATGTAGGAATGTCGTTCACGCAACAACGTCACAACCCTTTTTCCTTGCAAGGATGGCGCGCCCTTCGAGAGACACTCGACCCGTCCACCCCACACATCCCCATGATTGACGAGACCCTCACCATATGGGAACAGCGCCATGATGACATCATCGCCCTCCCTCAAGGGATTATCCATGGCGATATCTTTCCCGACAATGTCTTCTTCCAAAGAGACAAACTCTCTGGTATCATCGATTTCTATTTCGCATGCACCGATAGCCTCGCCTATGATATTGCCATTGCTATCAACGCATGGTGTTTCCCTTCGCCACAAGATATGCCACAAGATATGAATGTGCGCTATGTGGCATGTTTACTCAACGGATACGAACAACAGCGCCCCCTACAAGACAAGGAAAAACACGCCATGCCCCTTCTCTGTCAGGGAGCAGCCCTCTCCTTCTTGCTGTCGCGTCTCATCGATGAACAGCAATTCGATACGCCCCTCCCCCATAAAAACCCTCAGGAATATGCCGACAAATTGTCATATCATCGCCAAAACCCCCACCCTCTGTCCATCACCCACCAAAGCACGCTATGA
- the rnhA gene encoding ribonuclease HI, with amino-acid sequence MTHDTNRDTPIDTHVGTPIDKPIDKHVVSIYTDGACSGNPGVGGWAACLQYLGRRKCISGSVPHTTNNRMEMLAAIKALQALKRRARVSLYSDSRYLQQGITTWMPVWKKKGWKTSAKTKVKNVDMWQQLDRLSQNHDITWHWVKGHADNAHNEHVDMLAKNAITHHKSLSPHKTPP; translated from the coding sequence ATGACACACGATACCAATAGAGACACCCCCATCGACACGCATGTCGGCACGCCCATTGACAAGCCCATCGACAAGCATGTCGTTTCTATCTATACGGATGGCGCATGCTCTGGCAACCCCGGCGTCGGAGGATGGGCAGCATGCCTCCAATATCTTGGGCGACGTAAGTGCATCAGCGGAAGCGTCCCGCACACAACCAATAACCGCATGGAAATGCTCGCCGCTATCAAAGCCCTACAGGCTCTCAAGCGCCGCGCACGCGTCAGTCTCTACAGCGACAGCCGTTACCTACAACAAGGCATTACGACATGGATGCCCGTGTGGAAGAAAAAGGGATGGAAAACATCCGCCAAAACAAAGGTAAAGAATGTCGATATGTGGCAACAGCTCGATAGACTATCCCAAAACCATGACATCACATGGCATTGGGTCAAGGGGCATGCGGACAATGCCCATAACGAGCATGTGGACATGCTGGCAAAAAACGCCATCACCCACCATAAGAGCCTTTCCCCGCACAAGACACCCCCCTAG
- a CDS encoding peroxiredoxin: MISIGQKIPSCSVFRWSGQGPDKVDSETLFKAQKTLLIAVPGGFTPTCNDQLPHYKGLAGDFKKKGIEAFYCLAINDIFVLQEWARSLGIDDTIHMIADGNGDFTRAVDMVCDLTAMGLGVRSKRYTVVIDGGSVTHLFNDDGPAFDKTEASKVLAGL; encoded by the coding sequence ATGATAAGCATAGGTCAAAAAATTCCCAGCTGTTCCGTTTTTCGGTGGAGCGGTCAGGGTCCCGACAAGGTCGATAGTGAGACACTCTTCAAGGCGCAGAAGACTCTTCTCATTGCCGTGCCGGGGGGCTTTACGCCCACATGCAATGACCAGCTCCCTCACTACAAGGGATTGGCTGGCGATTTCAAGAAAAAGGGCATTGAGGCATTCTATTGTTTGGCGATCAATGATATTTTTGTCCTTCAAGAGTGGGCAAGGAGTCTTGGTATCGATGACACCATCCATATGATTGCTGATGGTAATGGCGACTTCACCCGCGCTGTCGATATGGTATGCGACCTGACGGCTATGGGCTTGGGGGTGCGTTCGAAGCGCTATACGGTTGTCATTGACGGCGGTTCTGTCACCCATCTCTTCAATGACGATGGTCCAGCCTTCGACAAGACCGAGGCATCGAAGGTTTTAGCGGGACTATAG
- a CDS encoding thioredoxin family protein, whose protein sequence is MPIKNLFWSVWPWLCAVLWLSMPMTVLPNVASNPIAGGGLPLKKPAQLFLVAETLNIDKKQKELTLGLKFLLDDGWKTYWRNPGDAGLPMRVRWKKRDNVESIALFWPSPTRYEEYGLQSVGYEKEVIFPLEVTMREAGRPITLEADISYLACRDICLPLEDTVFLHVSVLDEDNVPANTPRGVLPSGDADAIAHYASLVPVSEDESPMRIHAVGASETSPWQLRVVARSQRPFDAPDIFVEEENDLWFSEPHVTLREGRKVAIFLLDVSGQSLSKGPPLGERDVRLTIVDTHQNIDTWRRADGYFPPAQKSVADIVKESGEGSDISAYLTIIAFALFGGFILNFMPCVLPVLSLKLVGIATASHDKTLVREGFAASVLGILFSFALLGGIVLSLKELGMSLGWGFHFQQPIFIMVMAYVMVIFACNLLGWFEIGLPRFVRAMLPAGEGKRYSVHYENFSNGVLATTLATPCSAPFLGTAVGFALAGDALDIMMVFLMLGTGFAIPWLLVVLFPGGGARWLPRPGPWIMYFRRSLSLPLFATALWLVSILPEGILQDSLLLIAISMVGIIALFFIYRKRASRPLWFYGAVMGVVALSTWMIDDDFSKRGLYATEKEIPTVQAGIDWTSFAPEEIQARVAEGHVVFVDITAAWCLTCKANKLLVLDDEDIISLFVRNKIIAQQGDVTLPDADIAQWMASLGRYGVPLNVVFGPRRPEGIVLPELLSVDIVTKSLRDASVQGSLQ, encoded by the coding sequence ATGCCTATAAAAAATCTTTTCTGGAGCGTATGGCCGTGGTTATGTGCTGTCCTGTGGCTCTCTATGCCTATGACAGTTCTTCCCAATGTCGCATCCAATCCCATCGCTGGAGGAGGCCTTCCCCTCAAAAAGCCCGCCCAATTGTTCTTGGTGGCGGAGACTCTCAACATTGACAAAAAGCAAAAGGAATTGACCTTAGGCTTAAAGTTTCTACTGGATGACGGGTGGAAGACTTACTGGCGTAACCCGGGCGATGCGGGCTTGCCTATGCGCGTTCGTTGGAAAAAACGTGATAATGTGGAGAGCATTGCCCTCTTTTGGCCCTCACCGACGCGCTATGAAGAATACGGCTTGCAGTCTGTTGGCTATGAAAAGGAAGTCATCTTTCCCCTCGAGGTCACCATGCGTGAGGCTGGTCGTCCCATCACACTAGAAGCCGATATCAGCTATTTGGCGTGTCGAGACATATGCCTTCCCTTAGAGGATACGGTGTTTCTTCATGTCTCGGTGCTGGACGAGGATAACGTCCCTGCCAATACGCCTCGAGGCGTCCTTCCTTCGGGGGATGCTGATGCCATCGCGCATTATGCCTCCCTTGTGCCTGTGTCGGAGGACGAGTCGCCTATGCGTATCCATGCTGTTGGCGCAAGCGAGACGTCCCCATGGCAGCTACGTGTTGTTGCGCGCTCTCAGAGACCTTTTGACGCCCCTGATATTTTTGTCGAAGAGGAAAACGACTTATGGTTTTCCGAGCCCCACGTGACATTGCGCGAGGGAAGAAAAGTCGCCATTTTTCTCTTGGATGTCTCTGGTCAATCCTTGAGCAAGGGGCCGCCGTTGGGGGAACGTGACGTGCGCCTCACGATTGTTGATACCCACCAGAATATCGATACATGGCGTCGCGCTGACGGTTACTTTCCTCCAGCGCAAAAATCCGTGGCGGACATTGTGAAAGAGTCAGGCGAGGGGAGTGATATATCCGCCTATCTCACGATCATTGCCTTTGCCTTATTTGGTGGCTTCATTCTCAATTTCATGCCATGCGTGCTTCCCGTCTTGTCTTTGAAATTGGTTGGTATTGCCACAGCGAGCCATGACAAGACATTGGTGCGCGAAGGGTTTGCCGCATCGGTGTTAGGCATTCTCTTTTCTTTTGCGCTTCTTGGGGGTATCGTCTTGTCGCTTAAGGAACTAGGCATGTCGCTGGGGTGGGGTTTCCATTTTCAGCAACCCATCTTTATTATGGTGATGGCCTATGTGATGGTGATTTTTGCTTGTAACCTCTTAGGATGGTTCGAGATAGGTCTTCCGCGGTTCGTGCGCGCCATGCTTCCAGCAGGGGAAGGCAAGCGTTATAGCGTCCACTATGAAAATTTCTCCAATGGCGTGTTAGCGACGACGTTGGCGACACCTTGTTCTGCGCCTTTCTTAGGGACAGCTGTGGGGTTTGCGCTGGCGGGTGATGCGTTGGATATTATGATGGTGTTCCTCATGCTGGGGACAGGTTTTGCCATTCCGTGGCTCTTGGTCGTCCTGTTTCCCGGTGGTGGCGCGCGTTGGTTGCCACGCCCGGGTCCATGGATTATGTATTTCCGCCGCTCATTGAGTTTGCCTCTGTTCGCCACCGCCCTCTGGCTTGTGAGTATTTTACCTGAGGGGATTTTACAGGACTCCCTCCTGTTGATTGCCATATCCATGGTCGGTATTATCGCCCTCTTTTTCATCTACAGGAAACGAGCGAGTCGCCCCCTGTGGTTTTATGGCGCGGTGATGGGCGTTGTTGCCTTATCCACGTGGATGATCGATGATGATTTTTCGAAACGGGGATTATATGCCACGGAAAAGGAAATCCCGACGGTCCAAGCAGGAATCGATTGGACGAGCTTTGCGCCTGAAGAGATACAGGCGCGGGTTGCAGAAGGACATGTCGTCTTTGTGGACATCACAGCCGCTTGGTGTTTGACATGCAAGGCAAACAAATTGCTTGTCCTTGACGATGAAGACATCATCTCTCTATTCGTGCGTAACAAGATTATCGCACAGCAGGGGGATGTGACACTTCCAGATGCCGATATTGCGCAATGGATGGCGTCTTTGGGGCGCTATGGCGTGCCTCTCAATGTTGTCTTTGGCCCTAGGCGTCCTGAGGGCATTGTCCTTCCTGAGCTTCTCTCTGTCGATATCGTCACAAAAAGCTTGCGTGATGCTTCTGTTCAAGGTAGTCTTCAGTGA
- a CDS encoding HAD-IA family hydrolase → MQLAAVLFDVDGTLVASEELHRQAFNAAFQEFGVSWHWDKALYKELLAIGGGAERLRHYVARTDPDVQRRADFNNFIDGVHKAKNLAYAELLSNSGIRLRPGVERLVLSCRAEGITLAITTSTTRENVSMIMGRVAGGRLKDAFRIIGDGDRVRAKKPSPDIYLWTLGELGLPPQACLAFEDTPRGVRASLAAGIPAIATVTPYTEDEEFLGALAVLSDMGEHEKPFRVLSGQTYGKHYVDVELLRLWHRSAHPTLLVSKTE, encoded by the coding sequence ATGCAGCTAGCGGCGGTTCTTTTTGATGTAGATGGGACATTGGTGGCGAGCGAGGAGCTACACCGCCAGGCCTTCAATGCCGCCTTTCAAGAGTTTGGCGTGTCGTGGCATTGGGATAAGGCGCTCTATAAAGAGTTGCTGGCCATTGGCGGGGGCGCAGAACGCCTTCGTCACTATGTCGCGCGCACCGACCCGGATGTGCAACGCCGCGCCGATTTTAACAATTTTATCGATGGTGTGCATAAAGCAAAGAATCTCGCCTATGCCGAATTGCTGTCGAACAGCGGTATACGCCTCAGACCTGGGGTTGAGAGGCTTGTCCTCTCTTGTCGCGCCGAAGGCATCACCCTTGCCATCACGACATCCACCACACGGGAAAATGTCTCTATGATTATGGGTCGGGTGGCGGGAGGACGCCTCAAAGACGCCTTTCGAATCATAGGAGATGGCGACAGGGTGCGCGCGAAAAAACCTTCACCTGATATTTACCTATGGACGTTGGGTGAATTAGGGCTTCCTCCTCAGGCATGTCTTGCCTTTGAAGACACGCCACGGGGTGTGCGGGCAAGTCTTGCCGCTGGTATCCCTGCTATCGCCACCGTCACACCTTATACGGAAGATGAAGAATTTCTCGGCGCCCTTGCCGTCCTCAGCGATATGGGAGAGCATGAAAAACCCTTCCGCGTCCTCTCTGGTCAAACCTATGGCAAGCACTATGTGGATGTGGAGCTTTTACGCTTGTGGCATCGGAGCGCTCACCCTACGTTATTGGTAAGTAAGACAGAGTGA